The Pseudomonas triclosanedens genome has a window encoding:
- a CDS encoding chemotaxis protein CheA yields the protein MSFDADDEILQDFLVEAGEILEQLSEQLVELESRPDDMDLLNAIFRGFHTVKGGAGFLQLNALVECCHIAENVFDILRKGERRVDAELMDVVLQALDTVNVMFQQVRDQEDPTPASRELLAALSRLAEPGGDEPAAAEAPAAPAAEPVQEAAATYGDITDAEFEQLMDALEPAPAAPAAAPAAEGGAGDEITDDEFEALLDQLHGKGQFGGASEPVSAAPAPAEEAPAAASGDNITDDEFEALLDQLHGKGQFTGAKEESVAAEPAASAGKTEAVPAAGGDDNITDDEFEALLDELHGKGQFTGAKEEPVTAAKPAVSPAPQSKPAAVPAPAPAKAAKPAEAPRAAAASAAEKPASEAETTVRVDTARLDEIMNMVGELVLVRNRLVRLGLNSGDEAMAKAVSNLDVVTADLQSSVMKTRMQPIKKVFGRFPRQVRDLARNLKKEINLELIGEETDLDKNLVEALADPLVHLVRNAVDHGIEGPDEREAAGKARSGRVVLSAEQEGDHILLSISDDGKGMDPDVLRAKAVEKGLLDKDAADRLSESDCYNLIFAPGFSTKTEISDVSGRGVGMDVVKTKISQLNGIINIYSTKGQGSKIVIKVPLTLAIMPTLMVMLGNQAFAFPLVNVNEIFHLDLSNTNVVDGQEVVIVRDKALPLFYLKRWLVPGAECDESSEGHVVILSVGTQRIGFVVDQLVGQEEVVIKPLGKMLQGTPGMAGATITGDGRIALILDVPSMLKRYARRI from the coding sequence ATGAGCTTCGACGCCGATGACGAGATCCTCCAGGACTTCCTGGTGGAGGCCGGCGAGATTCTCGAGCAACTGTCCGAGCAACTGGTCGAGCTTGAAAGCCGACCCGATGACATGGACCTGCTCAACGCTATTTTCCGTGGGTTCCATACCGTCAAGGGTGGGGCGGGCTTCCTCCAGCTCAATGCGCTGGTGGAGTGCTGCCACATCGCGGAAAACGTGTTCGACATCCTGCGCAAGGGTGAGCGCCGGGTCGACGCCGAGCTGATGGACGTGGTCCTGCAGGCGCTGGATACCGTCAACGTGATGTTCCAGCAGGTGCGTGACCAGGAAGATCCGACTCCCGCATCCCGGGAGCTGCTGGCCGCGCTGTCGCGCCTGGCCGAGCCGGGTGGCGACGAGCCGGCGGCGGCCGAGGCGCCCGCTGCGCCTGCCGCCGAGCCGGTGCAGGAGGCTGCTGCCACCTACGGCGACATCACCGATGCCGAGTTCGAGCAACTGATGGATGCCCTCGAGCCGGCACCTGCCGCGCCTGCCGCCGCGCCTGCTGCCGAAGGCGGCGCCGGCGACGAGATCACCGACGACGAGTTCGAAGCGCTGCTCGACCAGTTGCACGGCAAGGGGCAGTTCGGCGGTGCGAGTGAGCCCGTCAGCGCTGCGCCGGCTCCTGCCGAGGAAGCGCCGGCTGCCGCCAGCGGCGACAATATCACCGACGACGAATTCGAAGCGCTGCTCGACCAGTTGCACGGCAAGGGCCAGTTCACCGGCGCGAAGGAAGAGTCCGTCGCTGCCGAGCCCGCCGCGTCTGCCGGGAAAACCGAGGCCGTGCCGGCCGCCGGTGGCGACGACAACATCACCGATGATGAATTCGAAGCGCTGCTCGATGAGCTGCATGGCAAGGGTCAGTTCACCGGGGCGAAGGAGGAACCCGTTACAGCCGCCAAGCCGGCCGTGAGCCCTGCGCCGCAGAGCAAGCCCGCCGCCGTGCCGGCACCGGCACCGGCGAAAGCCGCCAAGCCAGCCGAAGCGCCGCGCGCCGCTGCTGCCTCCGCTGCCGAGAAGCCGGCAAGCGAGGCGGAAACCACCGTGCGTGTGGACACCGCGCGTCTCGACGAGATCATGAACATGGTCGGCGAGCTTGTGCTGGTGCGTAACCGCCTGGTGCGCCTGGGCCTGAACAGCGGCGATGAAGCGATGGCCAAGGCTGTCTCCAATCTCGACGTGGTCACCGCCGACCTGCAGTCTTCGGTCATGAAGACGCGCATGCAGCCGATCAAGAAGGTCTTCGGCCGCTTCCCGCGGCAGGTCCGCGACCTAGCCCGCAACCTCAAGAAAGAGATCAACCTGGAGCTGATCGGCGAAGAGACCGACCTCGACAAGAACCTCGTCGAGGCGCTCGCCGACCCGCTGGTGCACCTGGTGCGCAACGCGGTCGACCACGGCATCGAAGGCCCGGACGAGCGCGAGGCTGCGGGCAAGGCGCGTTCCGGCCGCGTGGTGCTGTCTGCCGAGCAGGAAGGCGACCACATCCTGCTGTCGATCTCCGACGACGGCAAGGGCATGGACCCGGACGTGCTGCGCGCCAAGGCCGTGGAGAAGGGGCTGCTGGACAAGGACGCCGCCGACCGTCTCTCCGAGTCCGATTGCTACAACCTGATCTTCGCCCCGGGCTTCTCGACCAAGACCGAGATTTCCGACGTCTCTGGCCGCGGGGTTGGCATGGACGTGGTGAAGACCAAGATTTCCCAGCTCAACGGCATCATCAACATCTACTCGACCAAGGGCCAGGGCTCGAAGATCGTCATCAAGGTCCCGTTGACCCTGGCGATCATGCCGACGCTGATGGTGATGCTGGGCAACCAGGCGTTCGCCTTCCCGCTGGTCAACGTCAACGAGATCTTCCATCTCGACCTGTCCAACACCAACGTGGTGGACGGCCAGGAAGTGGTGATCGTCCGCGACAAGGCCCTGCCGCTGTTCTACCTCAAGCGCTGGCTGGTGCCGGGCGCCGAGTGCGACGAGTCCAGCGAAGGCCACGTGGTGATTCTCTCCGTCGGCACCCAGCGCATCGGCTTCGTGGTCGATCAGTTGGTGGGCCAGGAGGAGGTGGTGATCAAGCCGCTCGGCAAGATGCTGCAAGGCACGCCGGGCATGGCCGGGGCGACCATCACCGGGGACGGGCGCATCGCGTTGATCCTCGACGTGCCGAGCATGCTCAAGCGTTACGCGCGGCGTATCTGA
- a CDS encoding protein-glutamate methylesterase/protein-glutamine glutaminase, with product MAVKVLVVDDSGFFRRRVSEILSADPQIQVVGTATNGREAIDQALALKPDVITMDYEMPLMDGITAVRTIMQRCPTPVLMFSSLTHEGARVTLDALDAGAVDYLPKNFEDISRNPDKVRQLLCEKVHTIARANRRYAAYATPPAAGTPASGAASAPARHAPITSAPAAPAPATSAAPKRKPYRLVAIGTSTGGPVALQRVLTQLPANFPAPLVLIQHMPAAFTKAFAERLDKLCKITVKEAEDGDLLRPGVALLAPGGKQMMIDGRGAVRILPGDERLNYKPCVDVTFGSASKAYGDKVLAVVLTGMGADGREGARMLKQGGSQVWAQDEASCVIYGMPMAIAKAGLADAVYSLDDIGRHLTEACG from the coding sequence ATGGCTGTCAAAGTCCTGGTGGTGGACGATTCGGGATTCTTCCGCCGCCGTGTCTCGGAGATTCTTTCCGCCGATCCGCAAATCCAGGTAGTCGGCACGGCCACCAATGGCCGCGAGGCGATCGACCAGGCGCTGGCGCTCAAGCCCGACGTGATCACGATGGACTATGAGATGCCGCTGATGGACGGCATCACTGCCGTACGGACCATCATGCAGCGCTGCCCTACGCCGGTCCTGATGTTCTCTTCGCTGACCCACGAGGGCGCACGGGTGACTCTGGACGCGCTGGATGCCGGCGCGGTGGATTACCTGCCGAAGAACTTCGAGGACATCTCGCGCAACCCGGACAAGGTTCGCCAGTTGCTGTGCGAGAAAGTCCATACCATTGCCCGCGCCAACCGTCGCTACGCTGCCTACGCCACGCCCCCTGCGGCCGGCACACCGGCCAGTGGCGCCGCGAGCGCTCCTGCGCGCCATGCGCCCATCACCAGCGCGCCGGCCGCTCCGGCGCCGGCGACCTCCGCCGCCCCAAAGCGTAAGCCCTACCGGCTGGTAGCCATCGGCACGTCGACCGGTGGGCCGGTGGCGCTGCAGCGGGTCCTGACCCAGCTGCCTGCCAACTTCCCCGCGCCGCTGGTGCTGATCCAGCATATGCCGGCGGCCTTCACCAAGGCCTTCGCCGAGCGGCTGGACAAGCTTTGCAAGATCACCGTCAAGGAAGCCGAGGATGGTGACCTGCTACGTCCGGGCGTGGCCCTGCTGGCGCCGGGTGGCAAGCAGATGATGATCGACGGGCGCGGCGCGGTGCGCATCCTGCCCGGCGACGAGCGCCTGAATTACAAGCCGTGCGTGGACGTCACCTTCGGTTCGGCATCCAAGGCTTATGGCGACAAGGTTCTGGCGGTGGTGCTCACCGGCATGGGCGCCGACGGTCGCGAAGGCGCGCGGATGCTCAAGCAGGGTGGCAGCCAGGTGTGGGCGCAGGATGAGGCCAGTTGCGTGATCTACGGCATGCCGATGGCTATTGCCAAGGCCGGCCTGGCCGACGCGGTGTACAGCCTGGACGATATCGGCCGCCATCTGACCGAGGCATGTGGCTGA
- a CDS encoding flagellar motor protein, with amino-acid sequence MDVLSLVGLILALVAIIGGNFLEGGHVGALANGPAALIVVGGTLAAALLQTPVAVLKRALTMLRWMVLPPKVDLVGGINHVVGWSMTARKEGLLGLESVADAERDPYARKGLQLLVDGAEPEAIRSILEVDLYNQESRDLAAAKVFEAMGGYSPTIGIIGAVMGLIHVMGNLADPGQLGSGIAVAFVATIYGVGLANLLLLPVGNKLKSIVMRQSCYREMLMEGLLSIAEGENPRSIELKLQGFVG; translated from the coding sequence ATGGATGTCCTCAGCCTGGTCGGCCTGATCCTCGCGCTGGTTGCCATCATCGGTGGCAACTTCCTCGAGGGCGGGCACGTCGGCGCGCTGGCTAACGGCCCGGCGGCACTGATCGTGGTCGGCGGCACCCTGGCCGCCGCGCTGCTGCAGACACCGGTAGCGGTGCTCAAGCGCGCCCTGACCATGCTGCGCTGGATGGTTCTGCCGCCGAAGGTAGACTTGGTCGGTGGCATCAATCACGTTGTCGGCTGGAGCATGACCGCGCGCAAGGAGGGCCTGCTGGGCCTGGAATCCGTGGCTGACGCCGAGCGCGATCCCTACGCGCGCAAGGGGCTCCAGTTGCTGGTGGACGGCGCCGAGCCGGAAGCCATTCGCAGCATTCTCGAAGTCGATCTGTACAACCAGGAAAGCCGCGACCTGGCGGCGGCCAAGGTGTTCGAAGCGATGGGCGGCTACTCGCCGACCATCGGCATCATCGGTGCCGTGATGGGCCTGATCCACGTGATGGGCAACCTCGCCGATCCCGGTCAGTTGGGCAGTGGCATTGCCGTGGCCTTTGTCGCCACCATCTACGGTGTCGGCCTGGCCAACCTGTTGCTGCTGCCGGTGGGCAACAAGCTCAAGAGCATTGTGATGCGCCAGTCCTGCTACCGGGAAATGCTGATGGAAGGCCTGTTGTCCATTGCTGAGGGCGAGAACCCGCGGTCCATCGAGCTGAAGCTGCAAGGCTTTGTCGGCTGA
- the motD gene encoding flagellar motor protein MotD codes for MPRRRHHEEHENHERWLVSYADFITLLFAFFVVMYSISSINEGKYKILSETLTGVFNQADRSIRPIPVGEERPRTQQPDQSMTDPQDEGQAQGNPDTLQQISESMREAFGELIKSDQVSVRGNEFWIEITLNSSLLFPSGDAVPNDAAFAIIEKVAGILAPYRNPVHVEGFTDNVPIHNAQYPTNWELSTARAASIVRMLAQDGLDASRLAAVGYGEFQPVADNATADGRARNRRVVLVISRNLEVRRSLSGVGSAKAQPDPALRRAGTQSAPVVASEAPGSGAVNSSSSAAGN; via the coding sequence ATGCCGCGTCGCAGACACCATGAGGAACACGAGAATCACGAGCGCTGGCTGGTGTCCTATGCGGACTTCATCACCCTGCTGTTCGCCTTCTTCGTGGTGATGTATTCGATCTCCTCGATCAATGAGGGCAAGTACAAGATTCTTTCGGAAACCCTGACCGGTGTGTTCAACCAGGCCGACCGCTCGATCCGTCCGATTCCGGTCGGCGAGGAGCGCCCGCGCACCCAGCAGCCGGACCAGTCGATGACCGATCCGCAGGACGAGGGCCAGGCGCAGGGCAACCCGGATACCCTGCAGCAGATATCCGAAAGCATGCGCGAGGCGTTCGGCGAACTGATCAAGAGCGATCAGGTCAGCGTGCGCGGCAACGAGTTCTGGATCGAGATCACCCTCAACTCCAGCCTGCTGTTCCCCAGCGGGGATGCGGTTCCCAACGATGCCGCATTCGCCATCATCGAGAAGGTCGCCGGGATTCTGGCGCCGTACCGCAACCCGGTGCATGTCGAGGGCTTCACCGACAATGTGCCGATCCACAATGCGCAGTACCCGACCAACTGGGAGCTGTCCACCGCGCGCGCGGCGAGCATCGTACGCATGCTCGCCCAGGACGGCCTGGACGCCAGCCGCCTGGCGGCGGTGGGCTACGGTGAATTCCAGCCGGTGGCGGACAACGCCACGGCGGATGGCCGCGCACGCAATCGTCGGGTAGTGCTGGTGATTTCGCGTAACCTGGAGGTGCGCCGCAGCCTGAGCGGCGTGGGCAGCGCAAAGGCGCAGCCTGACCCGGCGTTGCGTCGCGCTGGCACGCAATCTGCACCAGTGGTTGCCAGCGAGGCGCCCGGCAGTGGCGCCGTCAATTCTTCGTCGTCGGCAGCAGGGAACTGA
- a CDS encoding ParA family protein, with the protein MKVWAVANQKGGVGKTTSSIALAGLLADAGKRVLIVDLDPHGSMTSYFGHDPDTLEHSVFDLFLHQGNVPEGLPEQLLLPTSHENIRLLPSSTALATLERQSPGQNGLGLVVSRSLAQLWNQFDHAIIDSPPLLGVLMVNAMAASQHLVIPVQTEYLALKGLERMVNTLKMVNRSRKQALPFTIVPTLFDRRTQASLGALRVLRDTYPDTLWQAFVPVDTKLRDASRHGLVPSRNDANSRGVIAYRALLKHLLAQLPAAQVA; encoded by the coding sequence ATGAAAGTCTGGGCGGTAGCCAACCAGAAAGGTGGCGTCGGCAAGACCACATCCTCCATCGCCCTGGCGGGCCTGCTGGCTGACGCCGGCAAGCGCGTGCTGATCGTCGACCTCGATCCGCACGGCTCGATGACCAGTTACTTCGGACACGATCCGGATACCCTGGAGCACAGCGTGTTCGACCTGTTCCTGCACCAGGGCAACGTGCCCGAGGGGCTGCCGGAGCAACTGCTGTTGCCGACCAGCCACGAGAACATCCGCCTGTTGCCCTCGAGCACCGCGCTGGCCACTCTGGAACGCCAGTCGCCCGGGCAGAACGGCCTGGGCCTGGTGGTCTCCCGCAGCCTGGCGCAACTGTGGAACCAGTTCGACCACGCGATCATCGACAGCCCGCCGTTGCTGGGGGTGCTGATGGTCAACGCGATGGCGGCCAGCCAGCACCTGGTAATCCCGGTGCAGACCGAGTACCTCGCGCTCAAGGGCCTGGAGCGAATGGTCAACACGCTGAAGATGGTCAACCGCTCGCGCAAGCAGGCACTGCCGTTCACCATCGTGCCGACCCTGTTCGACCGCCGTACCCAGGCGTCGCTGGGCGCCTTGCGAGTACTGCGTGACACTTACCCGGATACGCTCTGGCAGGCTTTCGTGCCGGTCGACACCAAGCTGCGCGATGCCAGCCGGCACGGCCTGGTGCCGTCGCGCAACGATGCCAACAGCCGCGGCGTGATCGCCTACCGCGCGCTGCTCAAGCATCTGCTGGCCCAACTGCCGGCGGCGCAGGTGGCGTGA
- a CDS encoding CheW domain-containing protein — MSRSATATRPQIALQSYLDSLLQDAFEDFADEPLAAPVAAPEAPAPVALASVETVVLPVAEPQPTLVEPQHDSISLDEFEAAVLEEQVRDARLSLAREPAVARAEPEPIGLPPVEPEAPAQLAQVIELRQPGSAELPAAPLALLDDGRPTWAAEPFECLLFDVAGLTLAVPLVCLGSIYPLAGHELTPLFGQPDWFLGILPGQSGNLKVLDTARWVMPERYRDDYREGLQYVISVQGYEWGLAVHQVSRSVRLDPAEVKWRSQRQQRPWLAGTVIEQMCALLDVSALAELIASGATRRPQP, encoded by the coding sequence ATGAGTCGTTCCGCTACCGCCACGCGTCCCCAGATTGCGCTGCAGTCCTACCTGGACTCATTGTTGCAGGACGCCTTCGAAGATTTCGCCGACGAGCCGCTGGCGGCGCCCGTTGCCGCGCCCGAGGCGCCGGCTCCGGTTGCCCTGGCGAGCGTCGAGACTGTCGTGCTGCCGGTTGCCGAGCCGCAGCCAACGCTGGTCGAGCCGCAGCACGACAGCATCAGCCTGGACGAATTCGAGGCCGCCGTGCTCGAAGAGCAGGTGCGCGATGCGCGCCTGAGCCTCGCCCGCGAGCCGGCCGTCGCCCGGGCCGAGCCTGAGCCGATCGGCTTGCCGCCAGTCGAACCGGAGGCACCGGCGCAACTGGCGCAGGTCATCGAGCTGCGTCAGCCGGGCAGCGCCGAATTGCCGGCTGCGCCGCTGGCCTTGCTGGATGATGGCCGTCCGACCTGGGCGGCCGAGCCATTCGAGTGTCTGCTGTTCGACGTTGCAGGCCTGACGCTGGCGGTACCGCTGGTATGCCTTGGCTCGATCTACCCGCTGGCGGGGCATGAGCTGACCCCGCTGTTCGGTCAGCCGGACTGGTTCCTCGGCATCTTGCCCGGCCAGAGCGGCAACCTGAAGGTGCTGGATACGGCGCGCTGGGTAATGCCCGAGCGCTACCGCGACGACTATCGCGAAGGCTTGCAGTACGTGATCTCCGTACAAGGCTACGAGTGGGGGCTGGCGGTGCACCAGGTCAGCCGCTCGGTGCGCCTTGATCCGGCCGAGGTTAAGTGGCGCTCCCAGCGCCAGCAGCGCCCGTGGCTGGCGGGTACGGTGATCGAACAGATGTGCGCGCTGCTCGATGTCTCGGCCCTGGCCGAACTGATCGCCAGCGGTGCGACCAGGCGTCCGCAGCCCTGA
- a CDS encoding chemotaxis protein CheW encodes MKKTSAQGAEDPILQWVTFRLDNETYGINVMQVQEVLRYTEIAPVPGAPSYVLGIINLRGNVVTVIDTRQRFGLDPAPVSDNTRIVIIEADKQVVGILVDSVAEVVYLRQSEIETAPNVGNEESAKFIQGVCNKNGELLILVELDKMMTEEEWSELESI; translated from the coding sequence ATGAAGAAAACGTCAGCGCAGGGTGCCGAAGATCCGATTCTGCAGTGGGTCACCTTCCGCCTGGACAACGAGACCTACGGCATCAATGTGATGCAGGTCCAGGAAGTGCTGCGCTACACCGAGATCGCTCCGGTGCCGGGTGCTCCGAGCTATGTGCTGGGCATCATCAACCTGCGCGGCAACGTGGTGACCGTGATCGATACCCGCCAGCGCTTCGGCCTGGATCCGGCACCGGTTTCCGATAACACCCGCATCGTCATCATCGAGGCGGACAAGCAGGTGGTGGGTATCCTGGTCGACAGCGTTGCCGAGGTGGTTTACCTGCGCCAGTCCGAGATCGAGACCGCGCCGAATGTCGGTAACGAAGAGTCGGCCAAGTTCATTCAGGGCGTCTGCAACAAGAACGGCGAACTCTTGATCCTGGTCGAACTGGACAAGATGATGACCGAGGAAGAATGGTCGGAGCTGGAGAGCATCTGA
- a CDS encoding DUF2802 domain-containing protein, whose amino-acid sequence MLIALVVLGVACVGLAAVCVWLAGRQRAQEGQVVQLAKQLAVLEQRVKEQGKRIESYQQINIRMGEELRELSRQVAPLPERLTRMEQRDPTSLSFSQAARLVGMGASASDLTQSCGLSQAEAELVARLHQGKLPE is encoded by the coding sequence ATGTTGATTGCACTGGTGGTCCTGGGTGTGGCCTGTGTCGGCCTGGCGGCGGTATGCGTCTGGCTGGCGGGGCGGCAGCGTGCCCAGGAAGGCCAGGTTGTGCAGTTGGCCAAGCAGCTTGCTGTGCTGGAACAGCGCGTGAAGGAGCAGGGCAAGCGTATCGAGTCCTACCAGCAGATCAACATCCGCATGGGCGAGGAGTTGCGCGAACTGAGCAGGCAGGTCGCGCCGCTGCCCGAGCGCCTGACCCGCATGGAGCAGCGCGACCCCACCAGCCTGTCTTTCAGCCAGGCCGCGCGGTTGGTCGGGATGGGCGCTTCCGCCTCCGACCTGACCCAGAGCTGCGGGCTGTCCCAGGCCGAGGCCGAACTGGTCGCGCGCCTGCACCAGGGCAAGCTCCCGGAGTGA
- a CDS encoding EscU/YscU/HrcU family type III secretion system export apparatus switch protein, translated as MKTPKKAPRQVIALNYDGQTAPTLTAKGDDELAEAILAIARHHEVPIYENADLVRLLARLELGEAIPEALYRTIAEIIAFAWYLKGKSPPDGAAQRPLLLEGPAESGG; from the coding sequence ATGAAAACACCGAAGAAGGCCCCGCGTCAGGTCATTGCCCTCAATTACGACGGGCAGACGGCTCCGACCCTCACCGCCAAGGGTGACGATGAACTGGCCGAGGCGATCCTGGCAATCGCACGACACCATGAAGTGCCGATCTACGAAAATGCCGACCTGGTGCGCCTGCTGGCGCGACTGGAGCTGGGCGAGGCGATTCCCGAGGCGCTGTACCGCACCATCGCCGAAATCATTGCCTTTGCCTGGTATCTGAAGGGCAAGAGCCCGCCGGACGGAGCGGCGCAGCGCCCCTTGCTGCTGGAAGGGCCAGCGGAGAGCGGCGGCTGA
- the fliK gene encoding flagellar hook-length control protein FliK, which translates to MPSEIGASRPLPPTPPARSAPSSAELTLKLAQSLGDLLPPGEKAQAEVVAVRDTQVSFQLLLRLTLASGQQTLISAESPQSLPQGATLQLSALSQTNLAAVLLNQASTAQAPLESLDLNLLPVGTLLQGKVEASQLVAQGKADQAIYKVLVSLLNTPLAGRQLSLESSQPLPLGSLLSARVQGAQALQFLPLTSRLDQLDLSRQLASQQSRQGSLEGLFSALQGAGRGQAVSPELQQAVDKLLAALPDVRQLGNAKGVAQAMQQSGVFLEAQLLRGTAGLPQDLKANLLRLIAQLLPAQNGTAASVLGNLPGNALAGASNLAQALPAFVRNALGVLGQTGGRTPPPISFPLPSRLAHQLKEDGDLESLLKLAAAAVARLQTHQLSSLSQNEVLPDGTQLNTWQMEIPMRQQQQLVPLQVRIQQEERQASEREQARETLWRVELAFDLDPLGPVQAQATLNQGSIASQLWAERSSTASLIERELSHLRQRLNDAGLTVGELSCTQGKPPQGARTAVEQRWVDEKA; encoded by the coding sequence ATGCCGAGCGAAATTGGCGCTTCCCGCCCGCTCCCGCCCACTCCGCCAGCGCGCAGCGCACCCAGCTCGGCTGAGCTGACGCTGAAGCTCGCACAGAGCCTGGGCGACCTGCTGCCTCCCGGAGAGAAGGCCCAGGCCGAAGTGGTAGCGGTACGCGACACCCAGGTAAGTTTCCAGCTCCTGTTGCGTCTGACGCTGGCCAGCGGCCAGCAGACCCTGATCAGCGCCGAAAGCCCGCAGTCGCTACCCCAGGGCGCCACGCTGCAACTCTCGGCATTGTCGCAGACCAACCTCGCCGCCGTGCTTCTGAACCAGGCCAGCACCGCACAAGCACCGCTGGAAAGCCTCGATCTCAACCTGTTGCCGGTCGGCACGCTGCTCCAGGGCAAGGTCGAGGCTAGCCAGTTGGTCGCCCAGGGCAAAGCGGACCAGGCGATCTACAAGGTACTGGTGAGCCTGCTCAACACGCCGCTGGCGGGCCGCCAGCTCAGCCTCGAATCTTCCCAGCCGCTGCCGCTTGGCAGCCTGCTCAGCGCGCGCGTACAGGGTGCGCAGGCGCTGCAGTTCCTGCCGTTGACCAGCCGCCTCGACCAACTCGACCTGAGCCGCCAGTTGGCCAGCCAGCAGAGCCGCCAGGGGTCGCTGGAAGGGCTGTTCAGCGCATTGCAGGGTGCGGGGCGGGGGCAAGCCGTGTCACCCGAGTTGCAACAGGCGGTCGACAAGCTGCTGGCCGCTCTCCCCGACGTTCGCCAGCTCGGCAACGCCAAGGGCGTCGCCCAGGCCATGCAGCAGAGCGGTGTATTCCTCGAGGCCCAATTGCTGCGAGGCACCGCGGGCCTGCCGCAGGACCTCAAGGCAAATCTGCTGAGACTGATCGCCCAGTTGCTGCCGGCGCAGAACGGCACCGCCGCCTCGGTACTCGGCAATCTGCCGGGTAATGCGCTGGCGGGTGCCAGCAACCTCGCCCAGGCGCTGCCGGCCTTTGTGCGCAATGCGCTCGGCGTGCTGGGGCAGACCGGCGGACGCACACCACCGCCGATCAGCTTCCCGCTGCCAAGCCGGCTGGCACACCAGTTGAAAGAGGACGGCGACCTCGAATCCCTGCTCAAGCTCGCCGCCGCTGCGGTGGCACGACTGCAGACACACCAGCTTTCCAGCCTGTCGCAGAACGAAGTGCTGCCCGACGGTACGCAGCTCAATACCTGGCAGATGGAAATCCCCATGCGTCAGCAACAGCAGTTGGTGCCGCTACAGGTCCGTATCCAGCAGGAAGAACGCCAGGCCAGCGAGCGCGAACAGGCGCGGGAGACGCTCTGGCGGGTGGAACTGGCCTTCGACCTCGACCCGCTGGGGCCAGTCCAGGCTCAGGCCACGCTGAACCAGGGCAGCATCGCCAGCCAGCTATGGGCCGAGCGCTCCAGCACCGCCAGCCTGATCGAGCGCGAACTGAGCCATCTGCGCCAGCGCCTGAACGACGCCGGGCTGACCGTGGGCGAACTTTCCTGCACCCAGGGCAAGCCGCCACAGGGCGCACGGACTGCCGTGGAGCAGCGCTGGGTGGACGAAAAGGCATGA
- a CDS encoding serine acetyltransferase → MTFAELKRLWRIEMLGGEERRFSWTRLFRRYRQRSRYRFMFWFRLAQYLYSKPSRFWQQRALRMGDRLAERFGIEIPVTIPIGEGLYIPHLVGIVITRKAVIGKNFSIFQNTTIGQKNDGSRPIVIGDNVSVGANACIIGDGLQIGDNVSIGAAAFVNADVPAGHAYISRHTHGLIPLKQGAFPISTIHTRRARREDEHPDDHSGPHSRRSA, encoded by the coding sequence ATGACATTTGCAGAATTGAAGCGTCTCTGGAGAATCGAAATGCTGGGTGGCGAGGAGCGCCGCTTCAGTTGGACTCGCCTGTTCCGACGCTACCGGCAGCGTTCGCGCTACCGCTTCATGTTCTGGTTCCGTCTGGCCCAATACCTGTACTCCAAGCCCAGCCGATTCTGGCAACAGCGCGCCCTGCGCATGGGCGACCGGCTGGCCGAGCGCTTCGGCATAGAGATCCCGGTCACCATTCCGATCGGCGAGGGTCTCTACATCCCGCACCTGGTGGGCATCGTCATTACCCGCAAGGCTGTGATCGGCAAGAACTTCAGTATTTTCCAGAACACCACCATCGGCCAGAAGAACGACGGCAGCAGGCCCATCGTGATCGGTGACAACGTCAGCGTCGGCGCCAACGCCTGCATCATTGGCGACGGCCTGCAGATCGGCGACAACGTATCCATCGGTGCCGCGGCCTTCGTCAACGCCGACGTGCCGGCAGGGCACGCGTACATCTCGCGCCATACCCACGGCCTGATTCCCCTGAAGCAGGGGGCATTCCCCATCAGCACCATTCATACCCGTCGCGCTCGCAGAGAAGACGAGCACCCGGACGACCACTCCGGGCCGCATAGTCGCCGCAGCGCCTGA